A window from Oscillatoria sp. FACHB-1406 encodes these proteins:
- a CDS encoding class I SAM-dependent methyltransferase: MQVQIEDRNYKVKDYLARSKDFYSLTKYQLVLNWLPREKELRILNAGCGSGEMNLLLAQNKSWKIDALDIDEAAVSLSKVLKERAGIDNLQVFHSSIEDFQSPHLYDVIVSNDVLEHIEDDARALEKLHSLLKPNGYLCISVPAFQILFGYHDKMLGHYRRYSCETLANRVSKFFDIRKIRYFGLVLIPIVMLYSCLLKKQYPVERVSYKSLPTKLIKSILNLEAKFGSPIGISLILLARKS, from the coding sequence ATGCAAGTACAAATTGAAGATCGAAACTATAAAGTAAAAGACTATCTAGCACGGTCGAAGGATTTTTATAGTTTAACTAAATACCAACTGGTTTTAAACTGGCTGCCTCGAGAAAAAGAATTAAGAATTCTTAATGCGGGCTGTGGCTCTGGCGAAATGAACTTGCTTCTTGCTCAAAACAAGTCTTGGAAAATCGATGCTTTAGATATTGATGAAGCAGCAGTTAGCCTCTCTAAAGTTCTCAAAGAAAGAGCAGGAATTGATAACCTTCAAGTCTTTCACTCTAGCATAGAAGATTTTCAGTCTCCCCATCTCTACGACGTTATTGTGTCCAACGATGTTTTAGAGCATATTGAGGATGATGCGCGTGCTTTAGAAAAACTGCATTCATTGCTGAAACCCAATGGTTATCTCTGCATCTCTGTTCCAGCATTCCAAATTCTTTTTGGCTATCACGATAAAATGTTAGGGCATTATCGTCGATATAGTTGTGAAACTTTGGCTAACAGAGTATCCAAATTTTTTGATATTCGGAAAATCCGTTATTTCGGACTAGTTCTCATACCTATTGTTATGCTCTACAGTTGTTTGCTTAAAAAACAGTATCCAGTCGAGCGAGTTTCGTACAAGTCCTTGCCGACAAAGTTAATTAAAAGCATTCTCAATTTGGAAGCCAAATTTGGCAGTCCTATTGGAATATCGTTGATTTTATTAGCCAGAAAAAGTTAG